In a genomic window of Cyprinus carpio isolate SPL01 chromosome A10, ASM1834038v1, whole genome shotgun sequence:
- the LOC109054570 gene encoding cytosolic purine 5'-nucleotidase-like: protein MDYTLAVYKSPEYESLGFELLRDRLVSMGYPHELLGYMYDPSFPTRGLVYDSTYGNLLKIDSNGNILVCTHGFEYLRNGQVDEYYPNKFIQRDDTNRFYVLNTLFNLSETYLYACLVDFFTKSSRYKNCMKGFKHGDLFMSHRSMFQDVRDAMDYLHDTGTLKERTLKNLDKYVIKDPRLPVLLSRIKEVAKVFLATNSDFNYTEAIMKYLLDFPSGSKNPKKPWRSYFDLVVVDTKKPLFFAGGTVLRQVDTDTGKLRIGTYTGDLQHGTVYSGGSSDIVCDLLDVRGKDILYVGDHIFGDILKSKKRQGWKTFLVVPELVKELQVWADKANMFEELKHLDIFLAELYQHLDSGSQECPDITAIQNRIKMVTYGMDLCYGKMGSLLRCGSTKTLFASQLLRYADIYSTCCLNLLNYPFSYLFRAPLVLLPHEAAVESQTKEQMAELSEHMLQTTSIKRQCECEDGDCGQEDNCARNNPPTATET from the exons ATGGATTACACTCTGGCAG TGTATAAGTCTCCAGAGTATGAGAGTCTGGGCTTTGAGCTGCTCAGGGACAGGTTGGTGTCAATGGGATATCCACACGAGCTGCTGGGCTATATGTACGACCCCAGCTTCCCCACGCG AGGTCTGGTGTACGATAGCACGTATGGTAACCTGTTGAAAATAGACTCCAATGGAAACATCCTGGTATGCACTCACGGCTTTGAGTACCTGAGAAA CGGACAGGTCGATGAGTATTATCCAAACAAGTTCATCCAGAGGGACGACACGAACCGCTTCTACGTCCTCAACACGCTTTTCAACCTATCAG AGACGTATCTGTATGCGTGCCTGGTTGACTTTTTCACCAAAAGCAGCAGATACAAAAA TTGCATGAAAGGGTTCAAACACGGTGACTTGTTCATGTCACACAGAAGCATGTTTCAGGACGTGAGGGATGCCATGGATTACCTTCACGACACG GGCACTCTGAAGGAAAGAACTCTGAAGAACCTGGACAAGTATGTGATTAAAGAT CCTCGTCTTCCTGTGTTACTGAGCCGCATCAAAGAGGTCGCCAAAGTGTTCCTGGCCACTAACAGTGACTTCAATTACACCGAG GCAATTATGAAATACTTACTGGATTTTCCATCTGGCTCTAAG AACCCCAAGAAACCGTGGCGCTCATACTTTGATCTGGTGGTGGTGGACACGAAGAAGCCCTTGTTCTTTGCAGGGGGCACAGTGTTACGACAGGTAGACACG GACACTGGGAAGCTGCGTATCGGCACATACACCGGAGACCTTCAGCATGGGACAGTGTATTCTGGAG GATCTTCTGATATTGTCTGTGATTTGCTGGATGTTAGGGGGAAAGACATCCTCTATGTGGGGGATCACATCTTTGGCGATATCCTCAAGTCAAAGAAACGTCAAGGCTGGAAGACTTTCCTGGTGGTTCCTGAGCTTGTGAAGGAGCTGCAGGTGTGGGCTGACAAAGCCA ATATGTTCGAGGAGTTAAAACATCTTGACATCTTCCTCGCAGAATTATATCA GCATTTGGACAGCGGAAGTCAAGAGTGCCCGGATATTACTGCAATTCAGAACAGGATAAAG ATGGTGACGTACGGCATGGATCTGTGCTATGGGAAAATGGGCAGTCTTTTACGCTGTGGTTCCACAAAAACCCTCTTTGCCAGTCAGTTACTGCGCTACGCAGATATATACTCCACCTGCTGCCTTAACCTCCTAAACTACCCCTTCAGCTACCTCTTCAGAGCCCCTCTTGTCCTG CTCCCACACGAGGCCGCTGTGGAGTCTCAGACTAAAGAGCAGATGGCAGAGCTGTCGGAGCACATGCTCCAAACCACCAGCATCAAG CGGCAATGTGAGTGTGAAGACGGTGACTGTGGACAAGAAGATAATTGTGCCCGAAATAACCCACCTACAGCCACAGAGACATGA